The window tgaGGAGagggagaagagagagaaattttgttatttttttggctaatcaaattgcgccacatcattctctccctcaaattctctctcccaatcatttctctaaatatattttgatgcAAAATGATATAAATCAAAGTGTTTAAgctcaacaataaaaatattataaaaaaattaaaaaaaaacatgtttctttattgttaaagttatacaaaacgaGATTTTGTCTGAACAGTTTAAAACAcgtttaacttattatttacgtgacatttataaataaaatattaatataattaatttaactaccAAATTTCAACGAATTATTTTGAAGGTTATTATTAATCCTCATTTCGTTGAAATtcggtagttaaattagtgacattaatattttatttatttatttataaatgtagtTAACGATATTTCAAACTTTTAAAAGGTAAAActttattttgtatgaatttaaCTCTCTATGCCCTAAATTGTAAGATATGAATTGACCCAATAAATAATCttgacaatatattttaatgtaaaataatgataattgatatttgaattaatttaataaaagaaaatttgaaaggTTAGATGTTCAACAATTGGATATATGGTTAAAGTTTGATGCAATATATGGTGCTGATTGAAATATTTAAGAAGAGGTTAGGGACGATATTtgtattcattcttcttctgAGCAGTTGCAAGTTGACAAATGGGGTAGGGTTATAAGTGTAATATCCATTACCCGGCAAAATCCATGGAGGAAATTCAAAAAATCAGTTTGTGAATCCCAATCCTCATTCTGAGCCGTCCAACGGCTGCTTTTTCTTCCCCGTCCGCCTCAGCAGATTCTCATCTTTTCCCGATCAGCTCCACTTTCTCTTCATTGCTTTCCCAAGCGAAGAATCTCATCTACTTGGTCCCTCTTCTCTTTCTAAAGCACCCTTTCCTTTCTACATCAGAGATTCCCCTTTCTTTTCCCAGCTAAGCTTTTCACGATGCCATcatccatcttcttcttcacctCTCTCTTACATTCCTTTTATGAACACATCTCATTCATCTCctttctccctctccattcctTATTTTCCTTTTTCATCAAGCTCAACTGTACACGCAAACTGATCAATTATGTCTTCTTCAGGTGTCAACCATTTATCTCAGCCATGTATTTACGGTATACAAGAACCTTCTTAAAACTGATCATTTAGTGTTTCAAACGATTTTTTCTTTCCATGTTTAGTTCATACGTATGCATTGGGTATCtttgttggttggttggttggttgatTGATAGATAGATTGTCAATATATAACGAGCAGGGAACTTTGTTTCATCGTATGGGGAGAGAAAATCTCGCTTCATGAAGTGGTTTAGCAAGTTGTTTAAGGGTGGATCCGATCGTGGATTAACAGGCAAGCGACATCCACAACTTCTCGGGGATGAAAATACACTCCGCCGAGCCCCTGCCCAATCTTTGGTAATAAAGTTCTATTCTTTGTGTTCGTTTCCCTTCAATTTTgagtagaaaaaaaatatgaatagaATTTGAATCTTGCACTGTAGTTAACAGTTTATCAACTATATCATCAATCCACTTGGCTGGGGGTTACAGAATATGATTCCAGCAGaataataatgatgataatCCAAAACAGCATTTAGAATAATGGCATCACCAAAACAATTCGAATTGTTTGATCATTGATGAATGGGGAATAAGTTGGTCTTTTGGTTTAGACAATATTTGGGATTGAACAGCAGTTGTTGGAACTGAtgagtttaaaacaaattaGTAATCATTTCCTTTTTGAACGttcaaattcaattatattGGGTATTGTTCACAGGAATTACTGCATTTCATCTGAAGAATAAGTAAATGTTGTtataatttgaacaaatttCCATCAGGATGATCGCCCTAGATCTGCAAGAGACAAAGAAGAGTTAGATCATGCAATTGCTCTTTCCCTGGCTGAAGATTTGCGAAGACCTACTGGTTAGGCTTCAATCTTCAAGCAATGACATAACTCTACTATTGCTTTATAATGGGCTAAATGCTGAAATTCTGTTTGTCCTTGATCTCGGATTTCTGCAGGATATGGGTGGCGTGAAGATAATAATCAAGACTTTAAATTTCCAAATAGTCTTAATCCGTCTTTCCACCCTCCTTATGCACCGGTTGAATATCAGCCAAGAGGATATAGGTAactttttagtttattaatcatcaaaatcatTTAGCCTGGATGTTCACCTCAGGTTTCTGTCATTTCACtacattttctttaatttcagAATATGTAGTGGCTGTAACCAAGACATTGGCTATCAAAACTACTTGGGGTGCATGGGAACCTTTTTCCATCCAGAGTGTTTCAAATGTTATGCATGCCATTACCCCATTACTGAGCACGAGGTACATTTATTTCCCTTTTTAGTTACCAGAAGCACTCCCTAATGATATGCATACATCAAGATCATCTTCGTTGTTTTATTGTCGTTTTAACTGATAATGTTATGAGAAATAATGTGGTTGTATCTTCCTAATATCCATAGCCTTAATGGTATTTTTTCTGTTGATTCAAGTTTTCTCTGTCAGGGAGCAAGGCCTACCATAAAACATGCTTCAAAGAGCTCACGCATCCCAGATGTGATGTTTGCCATCAATTTGTAAGGAAAAACTATTAACATGTTTATGTTTCATTTGATAGTTTGTCCTTTTTAAGTGTATTCATCATATTATGTCTTATCACAAGAATAAAAAATGTTCTGTACTCCTGCTATGCATTAATAACACATGAAGAATATTGTTGGAAGATCATGCTAGTGATTTTCAACAATAATTATGTCAAGAATGAAGATGTATGAAATGACTGAGGAATGTCAGTCTATATGTTAACAATAAGTGGAATATCTCCTAAGAATCTGTGGTGGATCTGGAATTGGATCATAGAagataaataatctaaaaaatatttttgtcaatGATCTTGCACAGATATTTgtgattttgaaattattttcagatTCCCACGAATGGAACTGGTTTAATAGAGTATAGGTGTCACCCATTCTGGTCCCAAAAATACTGTCCATCGCATGAGCTTGATTACACTGCCCGCTGCTGCAGTTGTGAGCGTTTAGAGGTACTGACATGAACCTGGTTTTGCtagtattaattaatacaacaaCTCTGCCCTCtaatttttatactatttaCATTGCCTAGAGTTTCAATTTTTAAGTGATACCATGTTTCTCCATCCTTTTAGTCCTGGAATGCAAGATACATATCACTTGGAGACGGCAGAAGTCTATGTTTTGAGTGCATGGAATCTTCCATCATGGATACTGGAGATTGCCAACCTTTATATCATGCAATTAGAGACTATTATGAAGGAATGAACATGAGGATTGACCAGCAAATCCCAATGCTTTTGGTGGAAAGACAAGCCCTTAATGAGGCCATTGTAGGCGAGAAAAACGTAATTAATCTTCACTATGACTccatttgtaatattttaaatcttaCCTCATCTCACCCGGATAAGGTTCTTTACAGGGTTTCCATCACTTGCCTGAAACAAGGGGTTTATGTTTGTCAGAAGAGCAAACTGTTACTAGTGTAAGATGTTCAAGAATTTGTTTGCAGCACTAAGAACTTCACTTATTTGATATGTTTGTTGCTCTGAATATGCAGATACTCAAAAGGCCAAAAATAGGAGGCCACAAATTAGTGGGGATGAGAACACAACCTCAAAAGCTTTCTCGAAAATGTGAAGTTACCGCAATTCTTGTCTTGTATGGTCTCCCAAGGTATTCTCTAACAGTTTGTTCCACTTAAAAGTCTTCTCATTGTGTTCTTTCATTAGATGTTCTTTAAGTGTACAAAAACCCAGGTTGAGTCTCAAATTTATACAAGAAATTGAAACATAGCTTGAATATTTTTGAACCATTTGAGCTCAAAGCTCTTATACCCACTTCACCTCAGTTGGATAGAATGGTGGATTATTTCGGAGGTTTCACATAGAAGAAACACTTGTCATTTGTttctgaaaacaaaaataatgtaGTTTTAATCATCTCCAACTATGTAGTAATTGAATGGACCTTCTAAGGTTGGATCATATTCTGGCTATGTGTAAATATATTTGAGAACAAGTTTAGCATGCACACGTATGTATACTTGTTTTTGCTGCAGATTGTTGACAGGTGCAATTCTTGCTCATGAGTTAATGCATGGTTGGTTACGCCTGAAAGGTACATGCATTTGGTTTGTATATGAAACCAATTACTAACTAAAACATAACCCagcatttgttttgttttgaaataattgaTACAGGTTATCGTAATCTGAATCCGGATGTTGAGGAGGGAATTTGTCAAGTTCTATCATACATGTGGCTGGAATCAGAGGTGATGCCCACATCAAGAAACATGCCATCTAGTTCAATggcatcatcttcttcttcgtcttcttcttcatccaaGAAAGGCGCAAAATCTGAGGTTGAAAATAAGCTTGGTGAGTTTTTCAAGCACCAGATTGAGCATGATGCATCGCCTGCATATGGAGATGGATTTAGGACAGCTAATGCAGCTGTTATCAAATACGGTTTACGCAGCACTCTAGAACACATTCGTCTAACCGGAAACATCCCTCTTTAGAGAGATCTGAGTTGGGTTATATAtactcaattatatatatcatatcatatgattattgaatattaattaGATTCTTCTCTAGAGGATTTGAGTTGGTAATGGAAAAAGAAACTTGGGTCAACTCCCCCCAAGTTTTTATGGGGTTCTCCAGAGTAGGATTCTAACCTATGAATTATGTGAGTTTTATTGTccaactatttaattaattgatgtgGGCAAGGTAAAACTCTGtgaaacttaataaaaatattattgctTTAATCTAATTATGATAATCCTTATTTTAATGAAGTTGTTGAAGATTGTTCAGAAAATTGACCATATTATTCAGTTCTTAAAGGTTCTGTCTTCACACTTATCGAGATGATTTTGTCCCATTCCAATTATATCCAAAttcttatctattttttttctttatcgtTCACAAATTATctacatttttcttttaaatttacaaattatctacaattttcttttaaatttaaaaattatttaattttataaaatatatataattaaaatatattataaaaatgctAAAATAAACTACAttacataataaaaatacattaaaaataaattaaaataaaatatataactagatATTAAATACTAATGACAAATTATTCAAGTAATCCCTAACTACCTATTGTACTATATGACATTTTGGCCAACGTATTAAtgcattttatttaatgtattttattttttataagaatatttattttaattttgattgttATTTGATCTAAGCTTAATTTgagttattatataatattaatgatatataaaaaaaaaatcaggtaAATATTATGAAGAATTTTTTAtatgagattaaaaaaataagtaaatattttaatatttaatttgaaaaatatataattaataaaaaaatatacaagaagttaaaaataacttttaaaattacaaGAAAGATGAATATCTCTAACCTCGTCCCGGGTTTGAGTCCGTCTGagtctggttaaatggttaagtttGTTTGCAGGCTATTTGTTTAACatgcggggattagtcgcactctatAGGAGAAGCGGAACTAGTGTTTTCTgaataaaaaacttttaaaattacaaaacatCTCATCGTCCCTTACCGTTAAACAAACAAGGCCTTTAATGCGGTTGGAGCGAATTATTAAGGAGGCGGCAATAGTTATCCtttgtttaaaatatcaatCCGGATAATAAGTTATACCTAATAGTCAAGGAGGGCCCACAGCATGTGATTATGTATATAtccattttatttgtttttttcttttttctttttctttggaGTGTCAAGACCCAATGGAGGTCGGTCGTCTGTGTTAGATTATTAGAAGAAGTTAGATCTACGATTCACCCACCCCCATAATGGTGGCTCTGCAACGAACGCCGTAAGAGAGAAAGAGTCATACAAATCTCCCGTCAAACACCTTTTCACTTCGTCTTCAAACTCAAAGGTACCGCTCTGCTTCTCTTAATCCAATGAACGATGTATGTATTCTTAATTCCGATTATCGCTATCATGAATTTCTTATCAAGTTACGTTGATGAATATATGCGGAGCAACTTTCATACGTTTGATACTTTGATTTCTTCTCGTGCCTTTTAATCGACTCAggtatcataataatatataatcatacaCAGCTGAATTAGTTAGAGATGTAAAGAAGTCAGAATATatgatcattttaaaattaggaaattattttctatcttGATAGGTTTACTGATGATGAATTATATATCTTATGTTTCTTCTTTGTTGTCATTATTCCAGGATTGTGTTTGAATTCTGCACATTGTTTATTGAAGTAAGAAACGTGGTTCTTTGGTTTTGAAGTTGGAGAAGACTCTCTCTGCAAATGTTAATACCTACAAGAGTCTCCTCTATCTCGAATTTAGCCTTCAATCTTTTTCAAGAAATGTGGCCTTCATATTTCTTTGCCAACAAATTTCATagagcagaagaagaagaagaacaacaagATCATCCATCAGATGGCCATCCAGACTGTTTGATTGAATCCTTCTCTTTTGGGCCATCTATTAATGTTGATGATTGTAATCAAGCTGTTTTACCTCAGTCATATTTTATTGAGGTACTATACCTTCTCCAACAGTACGTGTAATGAATGCGTTGTAATTAGCATTTCTTTTGTCATTTTGTTGAGGTAGACTTTCTTCCAATGTTAATAATACCTACAAGCTTCTTCAATGGCTGGCTACTCATGTACTTGATGAAATTTCAAATGAATTCGTGCTGGAAAAATTCAGCTATTTATTTAACATGATATATTCCTCTCATAGGTGCCACACATAAACCAGGAACAGACATGGGATTGTGGTCTTGCTTGTGTTTTAATGGTTTTGAAGACTCTGGGCATCAATAACTGCAATATTAATGAACTAGTTGAGATCTGCTGCACAAATAGGTATTTTCTTCTTCCCCTAGCTGGGGGACTGGGTATTTTACCTTCAAATTTGGGCAAGAATTTGTTGATGAAagaaattagtttttattagcGGGAATTTATATTCTATGGCAATGGTTTGCAAGTTTTAGTTGAATTGTTGTTAGATATCACACATTCATTGAATTGTTAGATTAGATTAATATGTGTAATTATAAGATTATTAGAGATAATTTGTTTACAGTTGCTGACACCCACTCACTCccttctttctttatatgaaatcaATAACATCAAGCCGACACTCTCCCATTTATAGATATTCATTTGCTTGGTTAGAGATGTATTGAGTCATAGAGAGAATGAGGAACTTTTTAAGGGGAATTAATTGTCacaatgaaattcaaatgttgTTACATACTGTTGAATCAACATTCTCTATAAAAGGTGACAATAATATGAAAATAGCTGAATTCTACAGatgttaaaaacaattatatgcACGAGTCAAACAAAAGGTAAGcaactttaataataaagagTGACTTGAAAAGTTTTTTGGTTGCGAATTATGTGGAGAAAATATCATCAGATAGATTTTTCTTTTGACTTGTCTTTCGGGAAAAAAGAGATGTCGTTGTATTGCATGATACAAAAGAGTCCTCTCTACAAACAAGGTTCTCCAAGATGTCATGAGGATGGTTCATCATTTGTAGAATTACTTGTGATTGTAGCCTCCAGAAAATCTTCACAAATCAAAAGGAAATGCACTTTGACACATTATAATCCTCGGCCTAGTCATTGATTTTGTTTCCTATACGCCTATATATTGGCAACTGATGTATTTGGCATCTTATTGTAGCATTTGGACTGTTGATTTAGCTTACTTGCTGAAGAGGTTTGGAGTAACTTTTTCCTACTTCACTGTAACTTTGGGAGCAAACCCGAATTTCTCTGCAGAGACATTTTATAAGGTATTGCTCTGTCTCCTGAATATTGTTCTGCTATACATGGATGCTCTTATCTCCAGTACTTCTGTATTGTTTAACATGGATGCCACTAAAGACCCACTATAGTTTGTGGGACTTTTGTTTTTAGGTGGTTGGTTACAGATGTCTGCTTATGACATAAATTCAATGTGATTGCTTATCACTACTTTGTTGTCTGATTGTCTATCTCCACATTGTCCGTCACGGATGCTGCTTCATCTTTATGAGGTCTAGAATCTAGATGGACAAAGAAACACGTTTCCATCTCTATGGTTCACATAAGTAGGTAGTGTGGTAGTTACTAGAGTAAGTTAGTGGGTTAATGAGTTTAGCTTATATATAGTGGAGTAAGTAATATTTGGAGTGATGGATGAAATCGTTATTGAATCTGGATTCTCTCTCTCAGGCTTAGGTCATTCCTAGTCTCACATATATTGTTTCTAAAAGTCCTAGATCTCTAGGATGTATGTAACAGTAGGACTATTATCTGCCTGGAACTAATACTAGGCACCTATTTTTGAATAGATTGGTCTGGTCAATCTTCCAGTTCTCAACCAACAATTTTCTCCTTGTCCTATTATCTGTAAATCTGAATTAAAATTCTCCTTTTTGCACATGAGAAGGTAATGTCAGCAACAAAGGCAAACAAAGACCTGGACTCGAATTGTTTGATTAGGTTTCATCAAAACTTCACATCTTGTGAATGCCATGACTAGAGACCGATGGATGTATAGATGAAGGTAGCCCAGGGATTTTACATGGGAGACTTTGATAGGCACTTCAAATGTTCTTGAGGCTTTCTGTGGAATGTGATGATAACTGAAGGCACTTGATAGGCACGATGATGTATATTATAGTTTGAtttttgttgtttcatttggAATAATAATGATCATAGTTCGTAATTTTTGCTTAATTTGTTATAGAGATTTTTTCTCAATcaaactcaaattattttaggatAATGGTCCAGATTATTTTCGATATCATGGtaatttttgacaaacataacaaatgtagatttaTCCGGATACAATCAACATAAAAAAAGTGTAACCGAGTTTAGTATAGTTCACAACGATCTGTAAGAGCCACTTTCATGTCTTTGTATatgaacatttattattattctatttatagATTGACCACAACTTCTGTTGCAGGAGCAATTATCTAGTGATAGACTTCGGGTAGATACACTATTTCAGAGAGCAATGGAAGACGGAATTTGTATAAAGGTAAAACCTATGAATCCATGTCAGAACCTTCATTTGTTATGTACAAAACATGTTGTGATAGAACATTGAACTTTCTTTTGCTgctatatttaaatttattgttctGTATTCATCGTGAAGTCGTCATGTTAGAATTCCTAATTTCAACAGTGCAGGTCAATATCAGGAGAAGAAATTTCTCTCTTGATCTTATCAGGAAAATGCATTGCCATCGCATTGGTTGATCAATACAAACTAAGGTATATCTTAATTTCGTGAAgtatttttaattcatatttatttattatgtctGCCTCTTCATTCTCTTCTGTTCAGTCGGACTTGGCTAGAGGATGTCTGCCTTCCTGGATTCTATAGTGGCAGTGCTGGCTACACTGGTAAGTATTTAAACTTATGCATTCTTGTTTATTTCTGACTATTTCTTTCTCACGATTTATATTACCTAGATCTCTTATACTATGCCACCAGTTGAACCTTACCATTCATTGAATAAACTCATTCTG is drawn from Impatiens glandulifera chromosome 3, dImpGla2.1, whole genome shotgun sequence and contains these coding sequences:
- the LOC124928631 gene encoding protein DA1-related 2-like; translated protein: MSSSGVNHLSQPCIYGNFVSSYGERKSRFMKWFSKLFKGGSDRGLTGKRHPQLLGDENTLRRAPAQSLDDRPRSARDKEELDHAIALSLAEDLRRPTGYGWREDNNQDFKFPNSLNPSFHPPYAPVEYQPRGYRICSGCNQDIGYQNYLGCMGTFFHPECFKCYACHYPITEHEFSLSGSKAYHKTCFKELTHPRCDVCHQFIPTNGTGLIEYRCHPFWSQKYCPSHELDYTARCCSCERLESWNARYISLGDGRSLCFECMESSIMDTGDCQPLYHAIRDYYEGMNMRIDQQIPMLLVERQALNEAIVGEKNGFHHLPETRGLCLSEEQTVTSILKRPKIGGHKLVGMRTQPQKLSRKCEVTAILVLYGLPRLLTGAILAHELMHGWLRLKGYRNLNPDVEEGICQVLSYMWLESEVMPTSRNMPSSSMASSSSSSSSSSKKGAKSEVENKLGEFFKHQIEHDASPAYGDGFRTANAAVIKYGLRSTLEHIRLTGNIPL
- the LOC124928633 gene encoding guanylyl cyclase 1, producing MLIPTRVSSISNLAFNLFQEMWPSYFFANKFHRAEEEEEQQDHPSDGHPDCLIESFSFGPSINVDDCNQAVLPQSYFIEVPHINQEQTWDCGLACVLMVLKTLGINNCNINELVEICCTNSIWTVDLAYLLKRFGVTFSYFTVTLGANPNFSAETFYKEQLSSDRLRVDTLFQRAMEDGICIKCRSISGEEISLLILSGKCIAIALVDQYKLSRTWLEDVCLPGFYSGSAGYTGHYIVICGYDADTDEFEIRDPASSRKHEKVSAGSLENARKSFGTDEDLLLISLGDGGNHRKSL